In a genomic window of Chrysemys picta bellii isolate R12L10 chromosome 1, ASM1138683v2, whole genome shotgun sequence:
- the LOC101934739 gene encoding histone H3, with product MARTKQTARKSTGGKAPRKQLATKAARKSAPATGGVKKPHRYRPGTVALREIRRYQKSTELLIRKLPFQRLVREIAQDFKTDLRFQSSAVMALQEASEAYLVGLFEDTNLCAIHAKRVTIMPKDIQLARRIRGERA from the coding sequence ATGGCCAGAACAAAGCAGACCGCCCGTAAGTCTACCGGTGGCAAAGCCCCCCGTAAACAGTTGGCTACCAAAGCTGCCCGGAAGAGCGCTCCTGCTACTGGGGGAGTAAAAAAACCTCATCGTTACCGACCTGGTACCGTAGCCTTGCGAGAGATCCGCCGCTATCAGAAATCTACTGAGCTGCTCATCCGCAAATTACCCTTCCAGCGCCTGGTCCGTGAAATCGCCCAAGATTTCAAGACCGATTTGCGTTTCCAGAGCTCGGCTGTTATGGCCCTGCAGGAGGCCAGCGAAGCCTACTTGGTGGGGCTCTTTGAAGATACTAACCTGTGTGCTATTCACGCTAAGAGAGTCACCATCATGCCTAAGGACATCCAGTTAGCCCGGCGTATCCGTGGTGAGAGGGCTTAA
- the LOC101934467 gene encoding histone H2B 5-like, with protein MPEPAKSAPAPKKGSKKAVTKVQKKGDKKRRKSRKESYSIYVYKVLKQVHPDTGISSKAMGIMNSFVNDIFERIAGEASRLAHYNKRSTITSREIQTAVRLLLPGELAKHAVSEGTKAVTKYTSSK; from the coding sequence ATGCCTGAACCAGCAAAATCTGCTCCCGCTCCTAAGAAAGGATCTAAGAAAGCTGTGACTAAGGTCCAAAAAAAGGGGGATAAGAAACGTAGGAAGAGCAGGAAAGAAAGTTATTCCATCTATGTCTACAAAGTGCTGAAACAAGTTCATCCGGATACTGGCATCTCCTCCAAGGCTATGGGTATAATGAACTCTTTTGTAAATGACATCTTCGAGCGTATTGCTGGGGAGGCGTCTCGCCTGGCACATTATAACAAGCGATCAACCATCACTTCCCGGGAGATCCAGACCGCTGTAAGACTGCTGCTGCCGGGCGAGTTAGCCAAACACGCTGTGTCTGAGGGCACCAAGGCTGTCACCAAGTACACCAGCTCTAAGTAA
- the LOC101934193 gene encoding histone H2A.J produces MSGRGKQGGKVRAKAKSRSSRAGLQFPVGRVHRLLRKGNYAERVGAGAPVYMAAVLEYLTAEILELAGNAARDNKKTRIIPRHLQLAIRNDEELNKLLGKVTIAQGGVLPNIQAVLLPKKTESHKAKSK; encoded by the coding sequence ATGTCAGGCCGAGGAAAGCAGGGCGGTAAGGTGCGGGCTAAGGCAAAGTCTCGTTCCTcgcgggctgggctgcagttcccggTGGGCCGTGTGCACCGCCTGCTCCGCAAAGGCAATTACGCTGAGCGGGTGGGGGCTGGAGCCCCGGTCTATATGGCTGCGGTGCTGGAGTATTTGACCGCTGAAATTCTGGAGCTGGCCGGCAACGCGGCGCGGGATAATAAGAAAACGAGGATCATCCCCCGTCACCTGCAGCTCGCCATCCGTAACGACGAGGAGCTCAACAAGCTGTTGGGGAAAGTCACCATCGCTCAAGGCGGTGTCCTACCCAACATCCAGGCCGTGCTGTTGCCTAAGAAAACTGAGAGCCACAAGGCCAAGAGCAAGTAA
- the LOC101933930 gene encoding histone H3, whose translation MARTKQTARKSTGGKAPRKQLATKAARKSAPATGGVKKPHRYRPGTVALREIRRYQKSTELLIRKLPFQRLVREIAQDFKTDLRFQSSAVMALQEASEAYLVGLFEDTNLCAIHAKRVTIMPKDIQLARRIRGERA comes from the coding sequence ATGGCCAGGACCAAGCAGACCGCCCGTAAATCCACCGGTGGCAAAGCCCCCCGTAAGCAGCTGGCTACCAAAGCTGCCCGGAAGAGCGCGCCTGCCACTGGGGGAGTGAAGAAACCTCATCGCTACCGACCAGGTACCGTAGCCTTGCGAGAGATCCGCCGCTACCAGAAATCTACTGAGCTGCTCATCCGCAAATTACCCTTCCAGCGCCTGGTCCGTGAAATCGCCCAGGACTTCAAAACCGATTTACGCTTCCAGAGTTCGGCCGTTATGGCCCTGCAGGAGGCCAGCGAAGCCTACTTGGTGGGGCTCTTTGAAGATACTAACCTGTGTGCCATTCACGCCAAGAGAGTCACCATCATGCCCAAGGACATTCAGTTGGCCCGGCGTATCCGTGGCGAGAGAGCTTAA
- the LOC101942591 gene encoding histone H2B 8: MPEPAKSAPAPKKGSKKAVTKTQKKGDKKRRKTRKESYSIYVYKVLKQVHPDTGISSKAMGIMNSFVNDIFERIAGEASRLAHYNKRSTITSREIQTAVRLLLPGELAKHAVSEGTKAVTKYTSSK; the protein is encoded by the coding sequence ATGCCTGAGCCAGCAAAATCTGCTCCCGCTCCCAAGAAGGGCTCTAAAAAAGCTGTGACTAAGACTCAGAAGAAGGGCGATAAGAAGCGCAGAAAGACGAGGAAGGAGAGTTATTCCATCTACGTGTACAAAGTGCTGAAACAAGTTCACCCGGACACCGGTATCTCCTCTAAGGCCATGGGGATCATGAACTCCTTTGTGAACGACATCTTCGAGCGCATTGCGGGGGAAGCGTCTCGCCTGGCTCATTACAACAAGCGTTCAACCATCACTTCTCGGGAGATCCAGACCGCTGTGCGCCTGCTTCTGCCGGGGGAGCTGGCCAAACATGCGGTGTCTGAGGGCACCAAGGCCGTCACCAAGTACACGAGCTCCAAGTAA
- the LOC101942328 gene encoding histone H1-like: MSETAPAVAVTAAAAAAPVPASKAPAKKPKKAAGGAKARKAAGPSVTELITKAVSASKERKGVSLAALKKSLAAGGYDVEKNNSRIKLGLKSLVNKGTLVHTKGIGASGSFKLSKKPGEIKEKAPKKKPAAKPKKPAAKKPASAAKKPKKAAAVKKSPKKAKKPAAAAKKTAKSPKKVKAAKPKKAAKSPAKAKAVKPKAVKPKPTKPKTVKAKRAAPKKK, from the coding sequence ATGTCCGAAACTGCGCCCGCTGTTGCagtgacagcagctgctgctgcagcccctgttccAGCTTCAAAGGCTCCAGCTAAAAAGCCGAAGAAGGCGGCTGGAGGAGCCAAAGCCCGGAAGGCCGCGGGTCCCAGCGTGACCGAGCTGATCACCAAGGCGGTGTCCGCTTCCAAGGAGCGCAAAGGGGTCTCGTTGGCCGCTCTTAAGAAGTCTCTGGCAGCCGGAGGGTACGATGTGGAGAAGAACAACAGCCGCATCAAGCTGGGGCTCAAGAGTCTGGTAAACAAGGGCACTTTAGTTCATACTAAGGGCATCGGTGCCTCGGGCTCCTTTAAGCTCAGCAAAAAGCCTGGTGAGATCAAGGAAAAGGCACCGAAGAAAAAGCCAGCGGCAAAACCTAAGAAACCAGCTGCCAAGAAGCCCGCCAGCGCCGCCAAGAAACCCAAAAAGGCTGCGGCCGTGAAAAAGAGCCCGAAAAAAGCCAAGAAACCTGCTGCAGCGGCCAAAAAAACTGCTAAGAGCCCGAAAAAGGTGAAAGCCGCCAAGCCTAAGAAGGCAGCTAAGAGCCCGGCTAAGGCGAAAGCGGTGAAGCCCAAGGCTGTCAAGCCCAAGCCGACGAAACCCAAAACGGTGAAGGCTAAGAGGGCCGCGCCTAAGAAGAAGTGA